A window of the Lactuca sativa cultivar Salinas chromosome 5, Lsat_Salinas_v11, whole genome shotgun sequence genome harbors these coding sequences:
- the LOC111907063 gene encoding protein DETOXIFICATION 45, chloroplastic-like gives MKCSRYSTLLLHHICLQVWLAVSLITDALAASGQALIASSVSKGNYRSVKDITYFVLTIGFVMGVTLAAILGVSFGSIVTLFTKDIGVLAIARTGVLVNSL, from the exons ATGAAATGCTCAAGGTACTCTACTCTACTGCTTCATCATATATGTCTGCAAGTTTGGTTGGCAGTTTCCCTTATTACAGATGCGTTGGCTGCATCTGGTCAG gcGTTGATTGCTAGTTCGGTTTCAAAAGGGAATTATAGATCTGTGAAGGATATCACATACTTCGTGTTGACT aTTGGTTTTGTGATGGGTGTTACTTTGGCTGCAATATTGGGAGTTTCATTTGGTTCCATAGTCACACTATTCACTAAGGACATTGGAGTATTGGCGATTGCTAGAACCGGGGTTTTGGTAAACTCCCTATAA